A window of Silurus meridionalis isolate SWU-2019-XX chromosome 4, ASM1480568v1, whole genome shotgun sequence contains these coding sequences:
- the msmp2 gene encoding prostate-associated microseminoprotein, with protein MEMVATDVALLLAVCLLTTAASSLALYSNGECTFNTKGSCEYQGQVFGIGDSWITNDCYHCVCMEPFGVGCCDHNPQPVDYPDWCEVIRKPDSCVSVVVMKANRKFPCLYGKWGKHPDNWKSDNDPLF; from the exons atggag ATGGTCGCCACTGATGTTGCACTGCTGCTGGCTGTTTGTCTGCTGACTACAGCTGCTTCATCTTTAGCCCTCTATAGCAATGGAGAATGTACCTTCAACACTAAAG GGAGCTGTGAATACCAGGGTCAAGTCTTTGGTATTGGTGACAGCTGGATTACTAATGACTGCTACCACTGTGTGTGCATGGAACCCTTTGGAGTAGGCTGCTGTGATCA CAATCCACAGCCTGTAGATTATCCAGACTGGTGTGAGGTCATCAGGAAGCCTGATTCGTGTGTCAGTGTAGTGGTGATGAAGGCTAATCGTAAATTTCCCTGTCTCTATGGGAAATGGGGGAAACATCCAGACAACTGGAAATCCGACAATGACCCATTATTTTAA
- the zgc:174935 gene encoding uncharacterized protein zgc:174935, whose amino-acid sequence MRYLAVLVVLMVALNLGLLGVIHSRKNMELQLTKTAYFENVKHRVTSDVLKEYESNISEGTKRLEEIKTDVVDLTAKVKITKEAAEGKEAELKTCTDELNELKNDVGTLQTEKNKTDSEFQKQKASLTEQINSLKSEAEKRSKVCDYITNDSPDGIKLCGVGLVLQEKKANST is encoded by the exons ATGAGGTACCTGGCTGTGCTGGTGGTTTTGATGGTGGCATTGAACCTGGGTCTGCTGGGCGTCATTCACTCAAGGAAGAACATGGAGCTCCAACTGACCAAGACCGCTTATTTCGAGAACGTGAAGCACAGGGTGACCAGCGACGTGCTGAAGGAATACGAATCCAATATTTCTGAGGGCACCAAGAGGCTGGAAGAAATCAAGACAGATGTTGTGGACCTTACAGCAAAGGTCAAAATAACCAAGGAAGCTGCAGAAGGGAAAGAAGCAGAGCTGAAGACATGCACCGATGAGCTG AACGAGCTCAAGAATGACGTTGGTACtctacagacagagaaaaacaaaactgaCA GTGAGTTTCAGAAGCAGAAGGCCAGTTTAACTGAGCAAATAAACAGCCTCAAATCGGAAGCTGAGAAACGCAGCAAAGTGTGTGACTACATCACCAATGACTCCCCAGATGGGAT AAAACTATGTGGTGTTGGGCTGGTTTTACAAGAGAAAAAAGCTAATTCAACTTAA
- the si:dkey-87o1.2 gene encoding uncharacterized protein si:dkey-87o1.2 produces MKSVWALVFFAICAMLVVAFQAIKQERNIRRTRKEIFLNTEDVKIMEEKIVTSRMTLQKLSKELDPLDKQHKQLTKMMDMTIKKTENDEQTLNSCRMKKTDVEQEKSELSSSVDILRTSQNVEMQQMQEEIQRLKQQILGRDSMICTYVDTKQEKGRKLCADIKAASNQ; encoded by the exons ATGAAGTCTGTCTGGGCATTGGTTTTCTTTGCAATCTGTGCAATGCTGGTTGTAGCCTTTCAGGCTATAAAGCAGGAGAGGAATATTCGcagaacaagaaaagaaatttTTCTAAATACTGAGGACGTGAAGATAATGGAGGAAAAAATCGTGACTTCCAGAATGACACTACAGAAACTAAGCAAAGAGTTGGATCCATTGGACAAACAGCATAAGCAGCTGACAAAGATGATGGACATGacaataaaaaagacagaaaatgaTGAGCAAACTTTGAACAGTTGCCGAATgaagaag ACAGATGTTGAGCAGGAGAAATCAGAATTGTCTTCATCAGTCGATATTCTAAGGA CAAGTCAGAATGTTGAGATGCAGCAAATGCAGGAGGAGATTCAGCGTTTGAAGCAACAGATCCTGGGAAGAGATTCAATGATCTGTACATATGTGGATACAAAACAGGAAAAGGGAAG GAAATTGTGTGCGGACATAAAGGCTGCCAGCAACCAATAG